The DNA sequence cgccccgccccccagcagggctcgtactgggggggggggctcgtaCTGCCCGGGGCTCCTGATCCCCATTGGTACCAGGGAGCCAGCAACCCCCCCCGTCCCGCCCCCCAGCAGGGCTCAGCCTAACCTGCccggccccccccgccccccggcaggGCTcgtactggggggaggggggcggctcGTACTGCCCGGGGTCCTGATCCCCATTGGTACCAGGGAGCCAgcaaccccccccgcccccccccccagccgggctcgtacgggggggggggggggcggctcgTACTGCCCGGGGTCCTGATCCCCATTGGTACCAGGGAGCCAgcaacccccccccgccccgccccccagcaggcTCAGCCTAACCTGcccggccccctccccccacagcagggctcgtactggggggggggggcggctcgTACTGCCCGGGGCTCCTGATCCCCATTGGTACCAGGGAGCCAGCAACCCCCCCCAGCAGGGCTCAGCCTAACCTGCCcggtcccctccccccacctcggGGGCGGGGCCCCCAACCCACCAGGGACCGAGGTCCCGGCCGCACCAGCCCCGcactcctgccccacacccaACGCTAGTAACCACCACGCAGGCGGTATTGCAGCCCCAGGAGCTCCCCGATAGGTCCCTCGGCGCCCAATGGGGAACCAGCACGTCTCACGTGACACGACCGACCCAATCACTAGGCCTCCTTGGGGAGCGGGGAGATCTGTCGGACCAATGGGGAGCCAGCCGGGCCGAGTGGTGCGCGAGTCGGGTGACAGCGCCTGGCGCGGCCACGGGGGCCGAGAGGGGTCAGAGGTCAGGGCCCGGAGGCCGTGGCAGCCCCATGTCGGCGGGGCTGGGCCGGGGCTGCCGCCGGCTGGCGCTGTGCTGGCCGCTCCGGGCCGGGCTGCGGACCCGGGCACACAGTCAGCAGGGAGAGCCGGGCAGGTGAGCGGGGGCTGCGccgagctcctccccactccagacCCTGGGCCCCCCGGGGCTGCGCCGAGCTCCTCGCCCCTCCCCGAGCCTGGGACCCCCCTGAGGCTGCGCCGAGCTCCTCGCCCCCCACTCCAGACCCTGGGCCCCCCAGGGCTGCGCTGAGCTCCTCGCCCCTCCCCGAGCCTGGGCCCCCCCGGGGCTGCGCCGAGCTCCTCGCCCCTCCCCGAGCCTGGGCCCCCCCGGGGCTGCGccgagctcctccccactccagacCCTGGGCCCCCCCGGGGCTGCGCCGagctcctcgccccccccccgagcctgggccCCCCCGGGGCTGCGCCGagctcctcgccccccccccgagcctgggccCCCCCGGGGCTGCGCCGAGCTCGCTCCCCACTCCAGACCCTGGGCCCCCCCGGGGCTGCGccgagctcctccccactccagacCCTGGGCCCCCCCGGGGCTGCGCCGagctcctcgccccccccccgagcctgggccGCCCCCTGGGGCTGCGCcgagctcctcccccccccgagcctgggccCCCCCCGGGGCTGCGCCGcgctcctcgcccccccccccgagcctgggccGCCCCCTGAGGCTGCGCCGAGCTCCTCgggccccccccccgagcctggcCCCCCCGGGGCTGCGCCGagctcctcgccccccccccgagcctgggccGCCCCCTGAGGCTGCGCTGAGCTCCTCGggcccccccccgagcctgggccCCCCCGGGGCTGCGCCGagctcctcgcccccccccccgagcctgggcccccccttggggctgcgccgagctcctcccccccccgagcctgggcccccccttggggctgcgccgagctcctccccccccccgagcctgggccccccccttggggctgcgccgagctcctccccccccccgagcctgggcccccccttggggctgcgccgtgctcctcccccccccccgagcctgggcccccccttggggctgcgccgagctcctccccccccccgagcctgggcccccccttggggctgcgccgagctcctccccccccccgagcctgggcccccccttggggctgcgccgagctcctcccccccccgagcctgggcccccccttggggctgcgccgagctcctcccccccccgagcctgggacccccccttggggctgcgccgagctcctcccccccccccccgagcctgggccGCCCCCTGAGGCTGCGCGGAGCTCCtcgcccccccccagcctgggctgtcccCTGAGGCTGCGCTGAGCTTCCCCCCCCGAGCCTGGACCCCCCCTTGGGCCTGCGCTGAGCTTCCCCCCCCGAGCCTGGACCCCCCCTTGGGCCTGCGCtgagctccccccccccgagcctgggccCCCCCAGGGCTGCGCCGAGCTCCTCGccgcccccccccgagcctgggccGCCCCCTGAGGCTGTGctgagctcctccccccccccgagcctgggccCCCCCTAGGGCTGCGCCGAGCTCCTccccccccgagcctgggccGCCCCCTGAGGCTGTGCTGAGCTcatccccccccccgagcctgggccCCCCCAGGGCTGCGCCAAGCTCCCCCTGAGCCTGGGCCCCCCCGGGGCTGCAccgagctcctccccactccagacCCTGGGCCCCCCCGGGGCTGCGCCGagctcctcgcccccccccccccgagcctgggccGCCCCCTGGGGCTGCGCcgagctcctcccccccccgagcctgggccCCCCCGGGGCTGCGCCGAGCTCCtcgcccccccccgagcctgggccGCCCCCTGAGGCTGCGCTGAGCTCCTCGggcccccccccgagcctggcCCCCCCGGGGCTGCGCCGAGCTCCtcgcccccccccgagcctgggcccccccttggggctgcgccgagctcctcccccccccgagcctgggcccccccttggggctgcgccgagctcctcccccccccgagcctgggcccccccttggggctgcgccgagctcctcccccccccgagcctgggcccccccttggggctgcgccgagctcctcccccccccccgagcctgggcTCCCCCTTGGGGCTTGCGCcgagctcctccccccccccccgagcctgggcccccccttggggctgcgccgagctcctcccccccccccgagcctgggcccccccttggggctgcgccgagctcctcccccccccgagcctgggaccccccttggggctgcgccgagctcctccccccccccccccccgagcctgggccGCCCCCTGCGGCTGCGCGGAGCTCCtcgcccccccccagcctgggctgtcccCTGAGGCTGCGCTGAGCTTCCCCCCCCGAGCCTGGACCCCCCCTTGGGCCTGCGCTGAGCTTCCCCCCCCGAGCCTGGACCCCCCCTTGGGCCTGCGctgagctcccccccccccgagcctgggccCCCCCAGGGCTGCGCCGAGCTCctcgccgccccccccccgagcctgggccGCCCCCTGAGGCTGTGctgagctcctccccccccccgagcctgggccCCCCCTAGGGCTGCGCCGAGCTCCTccccccccgagcctgggccGCCCCCTGAGGCTGTGCTGAGCTCatcccccccccgagcctgggccCCCCCAGGGCTGCGCCAAGCTCCCCCTGAGCCTGGGCCCCCCCGGGGCTGCACCGagctctccccccactccagaccctgggctccccctgggGCTGCGCcgagctccctgctccctccacgCCGCCTCCTGGGACGGTGCCGAGCGCCCCCCGAGCTGCCCCCCGGGGTGGCGCCGAGCTCCCTTGGTCCCCCAAGCCGGGGCCGCCCCCTGAGGCTGTGCTgagttccccccccccgccaagccTGGACTGCTTCCCCCCAATCCAGATATAAGGTCGCTCCCATGTCTGACAAAATATTTCATCTGAAAGGAAAATGCGACACTTCTTAGGATACTCCCCGGCCCGTGACAGCATGAACCGAGCTGTCCCCATGAGCCAGCCAAAGCAAAATTCGCCCTTTGGCCCCAGTTGACTTCCTGTGGTCTTTGCTAAGAGGAAAGGGGGCGATGGAGGAAGTAATCAGGGCACTGCTTGGAGAGTCTGGTGTTAACAGCAGTGACCAGGGGTGTCCGGTTGTCTTTATAAATCAGGGACACATCAGCTTGCCAACAACTGCATGTTAAAGTGTCATTTCTGCTGAACTCATAACACTTTCATTTTGTGTCTAGCCTGGAAATCAAACCCAAGACAACCCACGTTCCAAAGATTTACACAAAAACAGGAGACAAAGGTAGTGTCTGGGCTGCACTTAAAACCTAGAGGCTACAATATCCTTAGAGCTGGGTAAAAACATAAACAAAGGCCCTTACATAGCATTTTATATTCCCAAAACATAGTTCTGAATTAATTTTAATGTACTAGCCAATTTAATTCATGTCAGGTTCTAATGAATGCTTGTCTAATACAGCAGATGAGCCAAGGGCTGCTCTGACatgctatttatttaaaattgttagGTGACTTCCTAGCAATCACCAAGAGGAAAGCTGCTTGGACTGAAATTAAATGGTTGTTTTCCTGTTCCATGTGCCCTCTTAGTGCCTAACACTATTTGTGTTTAAGAAATCTCAACTCTACAGCTTCAGTGAATCTTTGTCCTGTCCTGTGCACGCTGGGCTGTTCCTACTtgcaaggggaggaggggaggttaCTGTGTCTGTCTTCAAGTAACATAGAGGCCCATGGGTTAGTTGGAGAAAGTTGCTTTGTTGGTCTGTGACACCATCACCAGAGGAAGAAACTGATGTTGGGTGGGAGTCCATCACTGGTTGTGTCACAGAAGCAATCAGCTGACACCTGTTCAGTGGTGGAGGCCCTTGAGATTTAGGGTTTTATAAATCTAAGGCTGCTGCTACCCAGGTGTCAAACTAGCATAGATTGCAGTGAGTTTTCATAGTTTAAAATTTTCAGCTTTGTCTGTTTCAATCCTTTTCCTCTTGTTGCTATTGattgtttttaaagggttttCCAGCACATACACTGGGGAGAGGCGATCTAAAGATGATCAGGTCTTTGAAGCTTTGGGAACAACAGATGAATTGAGTTCTGCTGTTGGGTAACAAAACTGTGAATTCTATCATCTTTGATTTTTGTTTACTGTGGTATTGCTAAAGTTCCCCCTTATATGAAGAGACAGTGCCAAAAAGCCTGTCATCTTTACTTACCTTGATAAGATGATACCTGACAGTCATGAACACTGCAGACATAGAGTAAGGCCTACAAGCCCATCCATTGATGAAAAGATGCAGCAGAGCTTGAGAAGTGTGTTCTGATGGGAGTATGCACGCTGTTTATTCTTGGTGTTTTTTGGGGTGGTGGTTTTCCTTTTAAAGAAAGGGCAAAGGTGGAAATATTGTCAGCCTGTGGGGAAAGTTGTAAATACATCCTGAGCCACATTCAGTGGAGAGCTACTTTGGCAACTGAACTAGCCAGGAGCATTTAATGTCCATTTAATTGTTTTGTAAGAAAAAAGTGTGCCCAACCATAGTATTCAGTCTGATCTCTCTCTTTGAAGAAGAGAATTTGTTTCTTGATCAATAAAAACTTGCTCGTGCATCAGCTGTGTCCGTACTCTGCAGTTCTTGAGTACAGGAAGAAACGTACTGCATTTGTACCTCTGATTTATATGGACACAATTCAGAAAGCAGTAGATGGTCGTGCAGATATGCTTTTGAATTGGTGTTTTCTTTGTAGGTGTTGGGAGTCCTACTTTGTTCCATGTTGCAAGGCAATGCTCCTTGTGAACCTGTGCATGTAATGCTAAGTGTACAATGAGCCATAAATAGAAGATATGTACCAAACAAGTTTCCTGTGTCCTAGAGCTAACTTTCTGCTTCATCTTCATCTAGGGTTGCTAGTGAATTAAGCCAGGAAAGTGGCCACACGTTTGTCCAACAACTTCACAAAGTGAGTAGTAACTACATGCTCTGTCTAACAAGACCATTACATCTGTATTATTAGAATGCTGAGTTCTTAAactcttgttttaaaattttataagCCACCTAGGAGATTTAGGCGTGTAGgtcccattgcagtcagtgggaattctgcataAATCTTTTAGGCAGACTTGAAAAAATCTCTTGGTTGCCTGAAGAAACAAGATGCTTCTTTCTATCTATAGTGAAAGGGAAAGTGAGTAAGTGTGTGCGCATGCACGCTTGTGATGGTCCATATTCATTATTGTGCATAATCTTAGGCACAGATTAAGCCTTGTTGTTATGCATTCTCAGATTGAAACCAAGAGAACATAAATACTAAGCCAAGCTGCCTGATGGAAAAAAGGACTGTGTATCACAGTAGAAAACAGCTCACACTGAGGGTACATTTACTAATTAGCTTCACAGAAGTGGTCAATGTCACCTGATTACTCTCAAAATAGGGTGgccagctgtcctgattttaaagggacagtcctgatttttgggatctttttcttatataggctcctattaccctcccaacCCCGTCCcaacttttcacacttgctgtctggtcatcctatctgaGAATCCCTACCACACTGCCTCTAGAATGTCTTATTGGAGTGTCAAATGTCATCTCTGCACGTGTAATTTCATTGTCTGTGCTTTGACTGTAATGCATACTTTCCTCCCTAGATCCAGTGTATGCTACAAGATGTTGGCTCCAACATTGcaactcctctctcctcagccaggGAGGCTCACTTAAGTAATCCTCAAATCATTTTACTTAAGATAACagctctgtatttttaaaaaatgccctcACTGTAGGTCAGGTTGTTTATTTAGCGATACCACTTGTGCACTTCTGTTAGCGTTTGCTGTAGAAGATGGTAGCTGTGAGAGACAAGTGTACATTTTTTACACTTCTCTAAGGAGTTCTTAGTATGACAAATGTAAAATGCAAGATCCATCGGGtggattgatttatttttgtattattttagtTGTTTCCTCTTTCCCTCTGTAGAACGAACATCCTTTAGTGAAAAGCcagtgctggagctggagcagtggaTTGATAAATACTCAGACCAACTTCCACCTCTCACTGCTTTCATTTTGCCTGTAGGTATCAGCTCATTCTTTTTACTGAACTGAAACTCTTTGCTAGGTATTTGACTGAAGACTTAATCAGAAACCCACTCTCAGTTAATTGATATTAGGCATTGGGTAGTTCTTGAGGTCAGTCCACCACATGCTGTTCTCTTCTAGTGTTTGTGCAAATACAGGAAGGCTGTAGGGGTGGAAGAGATTGAGCTAACCCTCCTCTGTCTCCATCTGCAACTGTATTTAAACATCCAGCAGAAATGTCCCATTCAGATGGATATTATAGCTTCTGTAAGTGTCTAATAGGCCTTTATTTTGTGTAAAATGTCATACATTTAAGTTCTATTCAGCTGGGTGGCTGTATGCGGCTTCTGGTACAAGATActtaaatgtttttaatcttGTTTCAGTCTGGAGGTAAAAGTAGTGCTGCTCTTCATTTCTCCAGAGCAGTCTGCCGAAGAGCAGAGAGGCGGTAAGTATAAGAATAAGGCTGAGGGAAAAGACCATCTGAGCCCAGGTAGTTTGTGGCAGCTTCCGAGCCATTTAAAACAGTATCGGATGCAATTGATCTTAAGGCAAATGCTGTTAGAATAGCAGCAAAACTTGGGCTATTTGTTTAATTAAAGAGCTCTCCTGTAGCTTTGTTGATGCAATCACAGCAAAAAAAGCTGACTTCAGCCTTCGGAATCAGCTGTACTGGATCCTGTGGGAACAACAGGCAGGGTCGTGCCAAGGAGTAAAAGTGCATCCTCGTAGTTGCTTAGCCTTAGAATTTGTTTTGTTCAGTTATAAAAGTTTGTATATGCTAGTTTACAACATTATCTCAGCAGCAAAAAAACAAGTAGCTTATGGCCTCTTGTTCAAAAGCAATTAGTGTAAAACATGCATATCAACATAAGAGTTGTACCAAGCCAGAAGAGTGAGTCCAGTACTGTAGGGGATAATGAGCTTAGCAGTGTAGTCACTGGTAATAATTATTCTTATAAGCTGCTGCCATCAATACTGATGCTTTTTCACATaacaggttctctctctctcctacattCCACACAGAAGCAGAATCTGTGCTTAAGCACTGTTTTTCATTGATTGGTTAAAGCATGTAACAATCCCTGGATTTTATGGTCAGTTAATTTTTAGACTATAATTCCAGTACAGAAGGGATTGAACTGGAAATGAATGCTGAGGCTGTACTGTGACCACTCTCAAGGTTTTGAGCATCTGCAAACCTCAAAGACACATCTATTATTACGCTGTGTATTCAGAGTAATAGATTAAACATAACATGAAATTGTTTTTCATTCTCCTTTTTAGTGTTGTTCCTTTAGTACaagcaggagaggcagatgcAAACGTGGCCAAATACTTGAACAGGTAAAACAGATTCTGTCATTCTTAGTTGCCATAAAGGCTTCAGAGACTGTACACTGTGGTTTCCTTTAGTATTCCAGGGGAGAACAACAGGGGTACCCCTAGAGAAGCTCTCACTTCAGGATAAGATTTTAGCTTGTCTACATTTTAACTGCGCTCCTGCAGGAACAATCATTTGATTCTCTTCTTGAATGCCATTTTCGGGAGcatttctgttttctctctctcctgttgctTTGTTTTACTTGCAGCTCCCAGAGCTGTAATTCAGTACACAGTTTTTTATAGATATGTAGCACTCAATACAAGCATACCTGATGACAAATGTACATTTAACTACTTTCTCTCCTTGCTTTCCAGACTTAGTGATTTTCTCTTCGTTTTGGCACGTTATGCTGCAAtgaaggaagggaaggaagagaaaatatatacaaaaagtGAACCATAAATTGGAGATGAGACTGTACTTTCTAGATCATGAAAAGCTAAATCCGGCCAAGTTTTTCCTTCTGCAGGCAAGGTGGAGAGGAGAGAATGAGCATGAATTGAAAGTGTGAATTGCCACCAATTCCCCACAATAAAATCATTCAGGAACTTGTTTATAACACTGTAGAAATCATGCAGCCCTTCTGTAAAACTAACCACCTCTGAGCTAGCGTCCAGATCAAAGTGTCAGATTCTGAATTGTTTTCGAAACTGCTTCACATTGTGTTTGACTCAGGCTGGGGTGTGAGCTAGGAGGCTTCAAAAGCTTCAGAAAAACAATACCATCTTTACAAATACAGTTTAATGCTCAGAGCAGTGGCAGCTGTGATTGAAAGATCTCTGATGAAAGGAAGAAAGCATTTAGCTGCTGCACAGATTCAGGAGCCCAGTCCAAAAGCtctgaaaaataaatgtgatttaCTTACGCCAAAGGGCTTTAAACTGTCTCATTTTACTACTAAATCCTGCCTGCTTTTCCCTTTTAAGTTACCTTCAATCCATCAGTACTGGCTGAAGCTGGAGGAAGCACTTTGTAGATTTACAGGAAAATGCTAAGAACTGTTTGGGTACTCTTTGTCTGACCTAATACAGCTGTGACAAAGCACTTGCTGCTGTGACAAAGCACTTGCTTCTGACAACTCCAGTACATCCACAATCATGAATGGGTTTAGGCAAGGAAAAGGGCTTAAACAGAAATAAGGGCCAAGTCCTGCAGTTCAAATGTAGGCAAGACTAGCTTTGTAGTCAGTCCGAGTCTTACCTTACCAGAGATGGCAGGATGCCATCTAACAACAGACAGCTTATTCCCAACTAAGGCCCCACTCCCGCCAACATATACGTGTGCATAGTTCACGCACTACCATGAGCAGCCCCACTGATTccagtagtaaagttaagcacatgctaagTATATTCAGGGTAGAGGCCTAGAAGCTTTGGCAGTGTGAATTAAAGGGCACACGACGCTTACGCATCAAGGCAGAAGTTCCCTGGAAAAGGAGCCTGCTCGGGGTGTTTAAATAGATGTATTTTACCTCTCATCTGAAAGACACCCTAGTCTGCTGTGGCATTTTTAACTGACCATTCCTTTACCTGGAAACATTCTCAAAGACTGTCACATCATTTCCCTTttacctgtgtgtgtgagatgtttaaaaatgaaatgagaaaagGAATCACCTAAGCCCCTGATAAAAAAGCCTGAAGCATCTTCAGGTGAACTATAGAAGCCAGCTAACTGAACTGCCACGTTCTCAGAATAGCTGTGTCAGAAATCTTTTCCAGCTAGGATGGTGCCTTGAAGACTAGGAAAACAGCCTGTTAACTGAACACAGCACAATACAGCTAATTAATGGGTAAACACCTTGATAAACATGTTTTATGAAACTGGGTGTCCAGGGTTTTACATGCAGTTCCAACCCTCCTACTGCACGGATGTGATTTGGAAGAGCATTTCTTGAAGGGTACAAACATTCAAGGTTGATACTAAGTTACAAACGACTTCAAAAATCTTCATCTGTAAAGAAAACATCTACTCTCTGTAGGATGATTGTGCTATACAAAAGCTCAAGGAATTGAATAGTTATTATTGCCCCAGCTCTGTGGGAGTGGATTTATCCTTAAGTCAGGCCACTTTTACAGTTCAGTATTTAATTGGAAACAACcttaaactgtaaaaaaaaaaaaaaaaagtcatgcatGTGTGTTAACTTTTTAATCAGAGCAGGGTCAAGATGAAGAATACCCATCAACCAATGTAGTGCTGGGTCATTATTCAACTTTTTCTTCTTTAACTGATATTTCATAGCTATTGTTAATGCACGTTTTTCACAGAGTAATTTTCTAAACCTTAGCCTGCAGCACATCCTGGTGACAAACACTCGTCCCTTAGACCGTACGTTCAGCTGCAATGTCACATCAGGCGTTTTCTCAATGCCTACTTCAGGCAGGCCATTGAGTTTTAGGATAGCTCTGGCTCAGTGATCACTGGGGAACCTTTAAGAATTCAAATTTAATTGAATAAAATTCTTTGAATAATAATTTCTTCATGAATGCTACATAAATCAACTCCAGGATGGATCTATGGCATTTCCCCCAGCTGGGGAAAGAGTCTATCTCTAGACCAAAGCTAGCATTTTGATTGCAGAGAGAAATGACTATAGCTTTTACAATTTAACAAGAGGTGCAGATTACATGTATTAGTGCCAAGTCAAAGAACTTCTCTGTTTTCACCTCTTAACATATTCCACATAAACTGTTTTTATACAGGTGGAGCAGAGGGAGCCTGCTGTCTGCGCCAAGCCCTGTTTAAATATAAGTGCCCCTGATTAGCCTATACCTGAATTTAGTGTATGCACAAGTCAGACTCCTTGGGGAAGGACTGGCTGAGAGCCACGCTAGCTTCCAAAGCTTTGTTTAGGGGACAGCAGCTGGGTGAAGGCCACAGTCAGTCCCTTGTAGCATACCTGGCAAGGTGTATTattcccccaacccccaaagGTATTTGGGTGATTAAGGGCTCTGGTCAGTGCCCCATGGTTGAAGTAGGTAGTTACAATTGCTGGAAGCCACTGCTATTTATCTAAAAGATCCAACAGTCCGAggacctgatccagtgcccactgaaagCAGTGGAAGGATTGATGGGCTTTTGATCAAGCCCTCTGAATGGCTTTATCCATGCATGATgcgccccctgcctgcctccctcccccccacacacacactacagggCTGGACCCACTCAGCCATGCATGTTATCAGTAGATGTGAGCCAAGAGCATCAACTCCCAGCAGGGTGAGTTGATAGGAGGGTCTTTGCACTTATCTCAAGCAGGGACAACCTCCAGCTTAGGTGAGTTGGCATCTGCTAAGCAGTCATGGAGGAGCTGACACTAAAAGAATGGAGGCTAAACAAGGGCCAGTTTTGTGCGGAATGGATTTAGCACATTGAAAAGGAAATGGAAGGGTTTCAAAGCCACTACCCCGTGACTTAGGTTAAGATTATTTTCAAAGCCCTCTGTCCCCACCCAGTCCATACCCAGATGAGAGGCAGGCTCATTTCCTACACCTCATTAGTGTGATAGGAGTAAGGCAGAGGAGAGCAGATGCTTGGCCCACACTGTGTCTGCAGAGCCCAGAAACACTTTTGCCTAGCAGGGTTTCTTTATTTATGATTACCTTGGAACTGTCAGCGTAGACAGGTGTTGCTAAGAATCGTTTTTCTTGTTTGTCAAATTTATGGCTTCTTTGCACGGCCATACTGACAAAACTGGAAGGCCTGCCCCCAAAATCTCTTGCTCCATGACTGGATCAGATGCTTGTACATCTGTTAACACTGTAGGAGCTGTAAATTTAAATAAGTTTAACTATAACTCAACTGCTTCTATTACCTCCACAAGGTGTAAGCAGCAAAGCTGACTGCTGCTCTTGCAGAAATAACACGAAACATTCATTTTGCCAAGTCATATGTAAGTTTATCCAAGTCACTGTTCTCTCTGAGACGTGCAGAGCAGGAAGAGAAGTGTGCTACCACAGATCTGAGCCTCACCTGCATCCAAAACAACCCTCAAGTCTCACCGTAACAGGGTGTGCTCTGGACAAGCAAAGTGAGTTACTTATCTGGAATCATCCTTTGCTGCTGGGATCCTGTGTACGTCCCTGTTCCTGGGGCATAAGTCTTGTGGTGCCTGGTACCAAGAGTGCTCCAAAGACAGGGTAGTCTTGCCATTGGGAGCAACACCCCACTCAGCCAAAT is a window from the Gopherus evgoodei ecotype Sinaloan lineage chromosome 13, rGopEvg1_v1.p, whole genome shotgun sequence genome containing:
- the MMAB gene encoding corrinoid adenosyltransferase isoform X2, producing the protein MSAGLGRGCRRLALCWPLRAGLRTRAHSQQGEPGSLEIKPKTTHVPKIYTKTGDKGFSSTYTGERRSKDDQVFEALGTTDELSSAVGVASELSQESGHTFVQQLHKIQCMLQDVGSNIATPLSSAREAHLKRTSFSEKPVLELEQWIDKYSDQLPPLTAFILPSGGKSSAALHFSRAVCRRAERRVVPLVQAGEADANVAKYLNRLSDFLFVLARYAAMKEGKEEKIYTKSEP
- the MMAB gene encoding corrinoid adenosyltransferase isoform X1, coding for MGSQPGRVVRESGDSAWRGHGGREGSEVRARRPWQPHVGGAGPGLPPAGAVLAAPGRAADPGTQSAGRAGQPGNQTQDNPRSKDLHKNRRQRVASELSQESGHTFVQQLHKIQCMLQDVGSNIATPLSSAREAHLKRTSFSEKPVLELEQWIDKYSDQLPPLTAFILPSGGKSSAALHFSRAVCRRAERRVVPLVQAGEADANVAKYLNRLSDFLFVLARYAAMKEGKEEKIYTKSEP